In Methanothermococcus thermolithotrophicus DSM 2095, one DNA window encodes the following:
- a CDS encoding TrkA family potassium uptake protein, producing the protein MEAIERIKLGVLTIFIIIIMFSLIIMNVEGLDLLNSIYFSIVTISTVGYGDYTPKTEIGKILSSVFIVFGVSAGLYTLGSLAEFFIEGHFKKTRWMMKMKNRIEKLNDHYIICGYGRVGRVVVNKLRKEGVDFVVIDNNPEILENELEKDQTFNFIKGDATLDEVLIDAGISKAKCLISTLPTDSDNVYIVLSAKRLNPKLYVIAKADEIVAMDKLLMAGADKVVSPYIIGGLRLAELALKPDILDFVSTFMSIAKYEYNEDMEIRKIAIPKDSNIAGKSLSDTQIRQKSGATIIGIKKGDNLVINPRPDVVLNSNDEIYAFGTGEQLDNLEKLVLNDK; encoded by the coding sequence ATGGAAGCCATTGAGAGAATAAAATTAGGCGTTCTTACAATATTTATTATAATTATTATGTTTTCTTTAATAATTATGAATGTTGAAGGATTAGATTTATTGAATTCAATATATTTTTCAATAGTCACAATATCTACCGTTGGTTACGGCGATTATACTCCAAAAACTGAAATTGGAAAAATTCTATCTTCTGTTTTTATAGTATTCGGTGTTAGTGCTGGACTTTATACCTTAGGTAGTCTTGCTGAATTTTTCATAGAAGGGCATTTTAAAAAAACGAGATGGATGATGAAGATGAAAAATAGGATTGAAAAATTAAATGATCATTACATAATATGTGGATATGGTAGAGTTGGAAGGGTCGTAGTAAATAAACTTAGAAAAGAGGGCGTGGATTTTGTGGTTATCGATAACAACCCTGAAATTTTAGAAAATGAGTTAGAAAAAGATCAGACGTTTAATTTTATTAAAGGAGATGCAACATTGGATGAAGTTTTAATTGATGCAGGGATAAGTAAGGCAAAATGTCTTATATCTACGTTACCTACCGATTCAGATAATGTTTACATAGTACTGTCTGCCAAAAGATTAAACCCTAAGCTTTACGTTATTGCAAAAGCTGATGAAATTGTAGCGATGGATAAACTACTAATGGCTGGGGCTGATAAGGTAGTTTCGCCATATATTATTGGAGGGCTTAGGCTTGCAGAACTGGCATTGAAACCCGATATTTTGGATTTTGTTTCAACATTCATGTCAATTGCGAAATATGAATATAATGAAGATATGGAAATTAGAAAGATAGCCATTCCTAAAGATTCCAATATAGCTGGTAAAAGTCTCTCTGATACTCAGATAAGACAAAAAAGCGGAGCTACAATAATAGGTATTAAAAAAGGTGATAATTTAGTGATAAATCCTCGTCCAGATGTGGTCTTAAATTCAAATGATGAAATTTATGCTTTTGGAACAGGGGAACAACTGGATAATTTAGAGAAGTTGGTATTGAATGATAAATGA
- a CDS encoding hypothetical protein (Catalysis of the conversion of cobyrinic acid to cobyrinic acid a,c-diamide via the intermediate formation of cobyrinic acid c-monoamide): MEIGILDIKGSLPCFENFGNLPTKIIDENSIKEIKDLNMLIIPGGSLIESKSLNDDLKRYITEFDGYIIGICSGFQVLSEKIDIGRKSPIPIVKEGLSLLNVEFSPLICTDRVESRLENDSIFGNAGELGHGFHCHTYGDIKIKDEKTKILTTSKIKKLNYKMVGEKEIISGVFCKNVYGTMVHGLLDNINIKENILKSLKVDENEREEIYKKNKEIVEKLKSKRLFKDGAPDEHDKCSKYNSSESGKNAKKGMVLLATGSESGKTFLTTGLVSKLPGKTFVAKIGPDVRDIVPALYILREPMTEYSSIKIADRGWCNVDDFLKFVKNSDYNYYIVEGVMGAFTGALNKRNYSGAEISKLLNFPVYIVSSCSKSGIEGAFVESLGYYSLLKEMGVNVEGIILNRVYNFDIFEKVKRIGDELGVKVIGIRKAENSKSEKRGLIPEVEIDYEEFCRLTNKLNIQLEIPKLEFNDVKKEYKSFEDHLKNWSKKIKDIN, translated from the coding sequence ATGGAAATTGGCATATTGGATATAAAAGGCTCATTGCCTTGTTTTGAGAATTTTGGAAACTTACCTACAAAGATAATCGATGAAAACAGTATTAAGGAAATTAAAGACTTAAATATGCTTATAATACCTGGAGGAAGTTTAATTGAAAGTAAATCATTAAATGATGATTTAAAAAGATATATAACTGAATTTGACGGTTATATAATTGGAATATGTAGCGGATTTCAGGTGTTGTCTGAAAAAATAGATATAGGTAGAAAAAGCCCAATTCCCATAGTTAAAGAGGGTTTAAGCCTATTAAATGTAGAATTTTCTCCATTAATATGTACAGATAGGGTTGAATCAAGATTAGAAAATGACTCCATCTTTGGAAACGCCGGAGAATTAGGGCATGGATTTCACTGCCATACATACGGAGATATAAAAATAAAGGATGAAAAAACTAAAATACTAACAACTTCAAAAATAAAAAAACTAAATTATAAGATGGTTGGCGAAAAAGAAATAATATCCGGTGTATTCTGTAAAAATGTATATGGAACCATGGTTCACGGACTTTTAGACAATATTAACATTAAGGAAAATATATTAAAGAGTTTAAAGGTTGATGAAAACGAAAGAGAAGAAATCTATAAAAAAAATAAAGAAATTGTTGAGAAACTAAAATCTAAACGTTTGTTCAAAGATGGAGCTCCAGATGAACATGATAAATGTAGTAAATATAATAGTTCTGAGAGTGGAAAAAACGCGAAAAAAGGCATGGTACTTCTTGCCACAGGTTCTGAGAGTGGGAAAACGTTTCTTACCACAGGTTTGGTCTCAAAACTACCTGGAAAAACTTTTGTAGCTAAAATAGGGCCTGATGTAAGGGATATTGTGCCTGCACTCTATATATTGAGAGAACCTATGACTGAGTACAGCAGCATAAAAATCGCAGATAGGGGCTGGTGTAATGTTGATGACTTCTTAAAATTTGTTAAAAATTCGGATTATAACTACTACATAGTTGAAGGAGTAATGGGAGCATTTACTGGAGCTCTGAATAAGAGAAACTACAGTGGAGCCGAAATATCGAAACTTCTAAATTTTCCAGTATATATTGTATCATCATGTAGCAAAAGTGGGATAGAAGGGGCATTTGTAGAAAGTTTAGGTTATTATTCACTATTAAAAGAAATGGGAGTTAATGTTGAAGGTATTATACTAAATAGAGTATATAACTTTGATATTTTTGAGAAGGTTAAGAGAATAGGGGATGAGCTCGGTGTTAAGGTTATAGGTATCCGAAAAGCAGAAAATAGCAAATCTGAAAAAAGAGGTTTAATCCCTGAAGTTGAAATTGACTATGAGGAATTTTGTAGATTGACAAATAAATTAAACATACAACTCGAAATACCGAAACTTGAATTCAATGATGTAAAAAAAGAATATAAAAGTTTTGAAGATCATTTGAAAAACTGGAGCAAAAAAATAAAGGATATTAATTAA
- a CDS encoding minichromosome maintenance protein MCM — protein MNEGKIEELKHLITNYLRNFHSDDIISENEKVVVDLKNIYDYGIIEFVELIHERPKLGLEILKECYDNAYYTLKNETPNCEISIKNLPTIFNKSGKNKTITIENIKSNTLGKLVEFEGVVVTATKIKSALKKGVYICGSCGEKTVIEVENPFEASFDPSCKKCGGGNLVLIEEESEFIDFQEIKVQQPLDLMDDPEEPPKYITVFLTNSPGIFCGRVKIMGIPIKNQKNRKVPIYDIYIKGLYCEVIENKIETRLSEEDIENIEKVAKNPKIIDILSDRLIPEIKGYNMVKKAIFLQQIKGVEKGNKRADSHILLITDPGIGKTVMLRRIAELPGNLYGSVTTASGVGLTAAVIREKTEIGDDTWVIKPGLLVKANKGTACIDELTVNRDLQSFVLEAMESQTIHISKGGINAKLPSKCAILAACNPRWGRFDPNVSVAEQINIPAPMLSRFDLIFPIRDEADRSKDKDIAEHIINVHRALLNNEIDQIGLEYIELDGVKIDKDFIIKYISYARQKEPIISKDAEKVLIDYYLSMRKGAVQITARQLEAAIRLAEAHAKAKLKDVVDEEDAREAITIITESLKEIAYDPETGQFDIDKIAGISKKDRNKMTHIYDIIKKLAEKNEDGLVIYEDIVEEAKSENIDEEEVENILKKMVKYGDIDEPKTGKYRLI, from the coding sequence ATGAACGAAGGTAAAATTGAGGAACTAAAACACTTAATAACCAACTATTTAAGAAATTTTCATAGTGACGACATTATTTCAGAAAATGAGAAGGTAGTTGTAGATTTAAAGAATATTTACGACTATGGGATTATAGAATTTGTAGAATTAATACATGAAAGACCAAAATTAGGATTGGAAATATTAAAAGAATGTTACGACAATGCATACTATACCCTAAAAAACGAAACACCAAACTGTGAAATTTCCATAAAAAACTTGCCTACAATATTCAACAAATCAGGGAAAAACAAGACAATTACTATAGAAAATATAAAAAGCAATACTTTAGGAAAACTAGTTGAATTTGAAGGCGTAGTGGTTACAGCAACAAAAATAAAATCTGCATTAAAAAAAGGAGTCTATATATGCGGTTCTTGTGGGGAAAAAACAGTTATTGAAGTTGAAAATCCATTTGAGGCTTCATTTGATCCATCCTGTAAAAAATGTGGCGGTGGAAATTTAGTACTAATTGAAGAGGAATCGGAGTTCATAGACTTTCAAGAAATAAAAGTCCAACAGCCATTAGATTTGATGGACGATCCCGAAGAACCTCCAAAGTACATAACTGTTTTTCTAACAAACTCTCCAGGAATATTCTGTGGACGTGTAAAAATAATGGGGATACCTATTAAAAACCAGAAAAATAGAAAAGTACCAATTTATGACATATATATCAAAGGACTGTATTGTGAAGTCATAGAAAACAAAATAGAAACCAGATTAAGTGAAGAAGACATTGAAAACATAGAAAAAGTAGCTAAAAATCCAAAAATTATAGATATACTGTCAGATCGACTCATTCCTGAAATAAAAGGATATAATATGGTTAAAAAGGCTATATTCTTACAACAAATAAAAGGTGTTGAAAAAGGGAATAAAAGAGCAGACAGTCACATACTTCTAATTACCGACCCGGGAATTGGAAAGACTGTCATGTTAAGAAGGATTGCAGAATTACCCGGAAATCTCTATGGTTCTGTGACGACAGCTTCAGGCGTTGGATTAACTGCAGCAGTTATAAGAGAAAAAACAGAAATTGGAGATGACACCTGGGTCATAAAGCCAGGTTTACTTGTAAAGGCAAATAAAGGTACTGCATGTATTGACGAGCTCACTGTGAATAGAGACCTTCAAAGTTTTGTATTGGAGGCAATGGAAAGTCAAACAATACACATAAGTAAAGGAGGAATAAACGCCAAATTACCATCCAAATGTGCAATACTTGCGGCATGCAACCCACGATGGGGAAGATTTGACCCCAATGTATCCGTTGCAGAGCAAATAAATATCCCTGCGCCTATGTTGAGTAGATTTGACTTAATATTTCCAATTAGGGATGAAGCTGATAGATCAAAAGATAAAGATATTGCAGAGCACATAATAAACGTCCATAGAGCTCTATTAAACAATGAAATTGATCAGATAGGTTTAGAATACATTGAACTAGACGGCGTTAAAATTGATAAAGATTTTATAATAAAATATATATCCTACGCAAGACAGAAAGAACCTATAATATCAAAAGATGCTGAAAAGGTTTTAATAGACTACTACTTGAGTATGAGGAAAGGTGCTGTTCAAATAACTGCAAGACAGTTAGAAGCAGCAATAAGGCTCGCCGAAGCTCATGCAAAGGCCAAATTAAAGGACGTTGTTGATGAAGAAGATGCCAGAGAAGCTATAACTATAATCACAGAATCATTAAAAGAAATTGCCTATGACCCTGAAACTGGGCAATTTGACATTGATAAAATAGCAGGTATCTCCAAAAAAGACAGAAATAAAATGACTCATATTTATGATATTATTAAAAAACTTGCAGAAAAGAATGAAGATGGTCTAGTAATATATGAAGATATTGTTGAAGAGGCCAAATCAGAAAACATAGATGAAGAAGAAGTGGAAAATATACTTAAAAAAATGGTCAAATATGGAGATATTGACGAGCCTAAAACTGGAAAATATAGGCTCATTTAA
- a CDS encoding ArsR family transcriptional regulator — protein sequence MLDPIEFIYNSSSITRKAMNRLKLKTNPFSEKPIRGNTKFFVGRTSELKEIADILGAAQYGSIANAAIVGTKGIGKSSILNILYYAAKRKGYWVVELEASQVTPRQFLIQLMYGIIKDNLFSIDGTLSTDYMEHSQRIIEIYRRLNNYSDKTPVHYPREKIERDLDYLLTNVREEGKLCIITIDEADQFAKKSCLSLLQFFHSFLYEDGILVFFAGSPTLMEGLTKVSPAMKDRIPKVINMPPLLKEEAYDLIKRRLEDAHTVKAGDYEPFTDAAIDKIVEECDGIPRKIIMTCSEAISIAMKKGMDKIDEDIVRMAMKKLGISVGHQILNHLTPAQSKIVQALADLGGSSTVTELARILNNSPGTIGTHLSDIYEMGYVYKERVGNNVYYSLSKELTEVLINEDEEN from the coding sequence ATGTTGGACCCTATTGAATTTATATACAATTCATCATCTATAACAAGAAAAGCGATGAATAGATTGAAACTAAAAACAAATCCTTTTTCGGAAAAACCTATTAGGGGAAATACTAAGTTTTTCGTAGGTAGAACTTCAGAGCTGAAAGAAATTGCCGACATATTGGGTGCAGCTCAGTATGGAAGTATAGCTAACGCTGCCATTGTAGGTACAAAAGGTATTGGTAAGAGCTCTATACTCAACATATTGTACTATGCTGCAAAAAGAAAGGGTTATTGGGTAGTGGAGCTCGAGGCCTCGCAAGTTACTCCCAGGCAATTTTTAATCCAGTTAATGTATGGTATTATTAAGGATAATTTATTTTCAATAGATGGTACTTTATCAACGGATTATATGGAACATTCCCAAAGAATTATTGAAATATATAGGCGACTGAACAACTATAGCGATAAAACACCGGTTCACTATCCAAGGGAAAAAATAGAAAGGGATTTGGATTATCTATTGACAAATGTGAGGGAAGAAGGAAAGTTATGTATAATAACAATAGATGAGGCAGACCAATTTGCTAAAAAAAGCTGTCTAAGCCTTTTACAGTTCTTTCATTCATTCCTCTATGAAGATGGAATTTTAGTATTTTTTGCAGGTTCTCCTACATTAATGGAGGGTTTAACAAAAGTATCTCCTGCAATGAAGGATAGAATACCTAAGGTAATAAACATGCCTCCACTCCTAAAAGAAGAAGCTTATGATTTAATTAAAAGACGATTGGAAGATGCTCACACAGTTAAAGCAGGAGATTATGAGCCATTTACCGATGCTGCAATTGATAAAATAGTTGAAGAGTGCGATGGAATCCCAAGAAAGATAATAATGACTTGTTCTGAGGCAATATCTATAGCTATGAAAAAAGGAATGGATAAAATAGATGAAGACATAGTTAGAATGGCAATGAAAAAACTAGGTATTAGTGTAGGTCATCAAATATTAAATCATTTAACACCTGCCCAATCTAAAATAGTTCAAGCACTTGCGGATTTGGGCGGCAGTTCAACAGTAACTGAGTTAGCTAGAATTTTAAACAACTCTCCTGGAACTATTGGAACTCATTTATCGGATATTTATGAAATGGGGTATGTATATAAAGAAAGAGTGGGTAATAATGTATATTACTCATTATCAAAGGAACTAACAGAGGTTCTAATCAATGAAGATGAAGAAAATTAA
- the mptA gene encoding GTP cyclohydrolase MptA, producing MLFCDVQATEPDIKVSLTRVGVTNLKKLVKIKRKAKRPIVLLPTFEVFVDLPSSQKGIHMSRSPEVIEEIIENIIIEKDVYGLEELSVDIVTKLFEKHEYANRAEVLIYGDYMMEEKSPVTEKKSQEICKIIARAYGIKKDGKINIKKMVGAEVVGMTACPCAQNLLKEKAVKNLKDQGFSDEDIKKIMSSVVIATHNQRGIGTVMIEVPHGYDVGISNIIEIIKKSMSGEVYELLKRSDEAYVVETAHNNPKFVEDCAREMIKRVVDEFSYLPDDTQVLVRQVNKESIHRHDAFAERFSTMGELREELSKTHK from the coding sequence ATGTTGTTTTGTGATGTTCAAGCTACTGAACCTGATATTAAAGTCTCACTTACAAGGGTCGGTGTAACCAACCTAAAAAAACTTGTAAAAATAAAAAGAAAAGCAAAAAGGCCCATAGTACTTTTGCCCACTTTTGAAGTCTTTGTTGATTTGCCAAGTTCCCAAAAGGGAATACATATGTCCAGGAGCCCCGAGGTAATAGAGGAAATTATTGAAAATATAATTATCGAAAAAGATGTGTATGGTCTTGAAGAACTTTCCGTAGATATTGTAACAAAATTGTTTGAAAAACATGAGTATGCAAACAGGGCAGAAGTTCTCATATATGGGGACTATATGATGGAAGAAAAATCTCCAGTAACGGAAAAAAAATCCCAAGAAATATGTAAAATAATTGCCAGAGCATATGGTATAAAAAAAGATGGCAAAATAAACATTAAAAAAATGGTTGGGGCAGAAGTTGTAGGAATGACTGCATGCCCTTGTGCCCAAAATCTTTTAAAGGAAAAGGCTGTGAAAAATCTGAAAGATCAAGGATTTTCAGATGAAGATATTAAAAAAATAATGAGCTCGGTAGTCATAGCAACCCACAATCAAAGAGGGATAGGTACTGTAATGATCGAAGTACCTCATGGTTACGATGTTGGAATTTCAAATATAATTGAAATAATAAAGAAGTCAATGAGTGGAGAAGTATATGAACTTCTAAAGAGAAGTGATGAAGCTTATGTTGTAGAAACTGCCCATAATAATCCTAAATTTGTTGAAGATTGTGCCAGAGAAATGATTAAAAGAGTCGTAGATGAATTTAGCTATCTTCCGGATGATACTCAAGTTTTAGTAAGGCAAGTAAATAAGGAAAGTATTCATAGGCATGATGCATTTGCAGAAAGGTTTTCGACAATGGGTGAGCTAAGGGAAGAATTATCTAAAACACACAAATAG
- a CDS encoding ATP-grasp domain-containing protein: MKVLVVGVNTRPVVNSVKNLGYEVYSVSYYNPMDLNADKKKYIINDKQHGHFKDKYNEKELINLSKNYVDEVDLIFVCSGIFESKHSKTPDWDVVGNSPKKIKRVSNKYHTIRKLENLGYNVPITYIANNLFQLEKYLSELKSVVIKPISGSGGMGVVSLSYDGLDWELKRSKDILNIKFPVIVQELIQSYSFSASFIDLNFITFNKQIIENNMYIGNITPYMPKDISKESTVSQFKELIEAFDLKGMNGIDFMIRDGNPCILEINPRILGTFETIEMSSNENLASAILTNKPVKPKFQFFKRILFAKEKLVSYIKKQPLVFDIPRYGAIIEQNEPLTTVIGRNIDEINKVTDHVFKRCISYETK, encoded by the coding sequence ATGAAGGTACTTGTGGTAGGAGTTAACACTCGTCCAGTGGTTAATTCTGTTAAAAATTTAGGTTATGAAGTTTATTCTGTATCTTATTACAATCCAATGGATTTAAATGCAGATAAAAAGAAATATATTATAAATGACAAACAACACGGACACTTTAAAGATAAATACAATGAAAAAGAATTGATAAACCTCTCTAAAAATTATGTTGATGAGGTAGATTTAATTTTTGTTTGTTCAGGAATTTTTGAGAGCAAACATTCAAAAACGCCAGATTGGGACGTTGTTGGAAATTCACCAAAAAAGATTAAAAGGGTAAGTAACAAATATCATACTATACGAAAGTTAGAGAATCTGGGCTATAATGTACCTATAACGTATATTGCAAATAATTTATTCCAACTTGAAAAGTACTTATCGGAGTTAAAATCTGTAGTTATAAAGCCCATCTCAGGTAGTGGCGGGATGGGTGTAGTTTCATTAAGTTATGATGGATTGGACTGGGAATTAAAACGAAGCAAAGATATTTTAAACATTAAGTTTCCAGTAATTGTCCAAGAGCTGATTCAATCATATAGCTTTAGTGCATCATTTATTGATTTGAATTTCATAACATTCAATAAACAAATAATTGAAAACAACATGTATATTGGGAATATAACCCCTTACATGCCTAAGGATATATCAAAAGAAAGTACCGTATCCCAATTTAAAGAACTGATAGAGGCTTTTGATTTAAAAGGGATGAATGGTATTGATTTCATGATTAGAGATGGTAATCCTTGTATTTTAGAAATAAATCCTCGAATTCTAGGGACATTTGAAACTATAGAAATGTCATCTAATGAGAACCTTGCAAGTGCTATACTAACCAATAAGCCCGTAAAACCGAAATTCCAATTTTTTAAAAGAATTTTATTTGCAAAAGAAAAACTTGTAAGTTATATTAAAAAACAACCCCTTGTTTTTGATATTCCAAGGTACGGCGCAATAATCGAACAAAATGAGCCACTAACTACAGTAATTGGAAGAAACATTGATGAAATCAACAAAGTAACAGACCATGTTTTCAAGAGGTGCATCAGTTATGAAACTAAGTAA
- the tfe gene encoding transcription factor E translates to MKLSKGEIYDMLDNPLVQQVIFDIVEEDMSGFNILTILVELEQVTDDEISRQLNLKLNNVRKILYKLYEARLVNYDREKDEETNWYIYTWKPALEKLPYVVKKKMEQILEDMKKQLDIEENNIFFYCSSCELKFTFEDAMDNGFRCPHCDERLHEYDNRNDIKLIKEQIKFLEDEFKLNPLFSNL, encoded by the coding sequence ATGAAACTAAGTAAGGGAGAAATTTATGACATGCTGGACAATCCCTTAGTTCAGCAAGTTATATTTGACATAGTGGAAGAGGATATGAGTGGATTCAATATTTTAACCATTCTTGTAGAATTAGAACAGGTTACCGATGATGAAATTTCAAGACAGCTCAATTTAAAACTAAACAATGTTAGAAAAATTTTATATAAATTGTATGAAGCAAGGCTGGTAAATTACGATAGAGAAAAAGATGAAGAAACCAACTGGTATATATATACCTGGAAACCAGCTCTTGAAAAACTACCTTATGTTGTAAAAAAGAAAATGGAGCAAATACTCGAAGACATGAAAAAACAACTCGATATTGAGGAGAATAATATTTTCTTTTACTGTTCCAGTTGTGAATTGAAGTTTACTTTTGAAGATGCCATGGACAATGGGTTTAGGTGTCCGCACTGTGATGAAAGACTTCACGAATATGACAATCGGAACGATATTAAACTAATTAAGGAGCAGATAAAGTTCTTAGAGGATGAGTTCAAACTAAATCCTTTATTTTCTAATTTATAA
- a CDS encoding TIGR00295 family protein yields the protein MYLKFKELLYFLLEHCEKNVVLHCLAVSDYVYELGIQIKNKGVDFNLELAVLGGLLHDIGRCKTHDITHGIVGANILRENGFKEELALIAERHIGAGIPKEEAFELGLPPKDYIPMTLEEKVVAHADNLINGTKRVDMDFVINKFRNRLGDHPSINRIMELDAEINKLLI from the coding sequence ATGTATTTAAAATTTAAAGAATTATTATATTTCCTTTTAGAACACTGCGAAAAAAATGTTGTTTTACACTGTTTGGCAGTTTCAGATTATGTCTATGAGTTAGGAATTCAAATAAAAAATAAAGGAGTAGATTTTAACTTAGAATTGGCTGTTTTAGGTGGGCTTTTACACGACATTGGCCGGTGTAAAACACACGATATAACCCACGGTATTGTTGGGGCAAATATTTTAAGAGAAAATGGTTTTAAAGAAGAACTTGCATTAATTGCTGAAAGGCACATCGGTGCAGGAATTCCAAAAGAGGAGGCTTTTGAACTAGGTCTTCCCCCTAAAGATTATATCCCAATGACTTTAGAAGAAAAAGTAGTAGCACATGCTGATAACTTAATAAACGGTACAAAAAGAGTAGATATGGATTTTGTAATAAATAAATTTAGAAATAGGTTGGGAGATCATCCCTCTATAAACCGAATTATGGAGTTAGATGCTGAGATAAATAAATTATTAATATAA
- a CDS encoding type II secretion system F family protein, which produces MNIQKLYNYIVKRNILILKKAGKKIDERIFIAILLVIAIMPAILKLLLGFTTRTTLILTFVYLGSVLSIPSLLHESKIERFERNIPKALYVMILSLESGRSVIDAINEVINSGIREVDVIFSKVIVLMTERKLSFEDAMLIVSNSIDSRIFRQLGRLIIENRKYGGELATTLKTLAKTLEDLQNLKAQLLSITANGLAVGLIILCGVIPATAGLIGGYLSILSQLTPSMPPISHDQIARAVEVIQLGTGIFGLLFSIPLFGIKLNRMVITCAFCMTFGITAFYGTLYLSGVLFS; this is translated from the coding sequence ATGAACATTCAAAAACTTTACAATTATATTGTAAAGCGTAATATATTAATACTAAAAAAAGCTGGAAAGAAAATTGATGAGAGAATATTTATTGCCATATTACTAGTTATAGCAATAATGCCGGCAATATTAAAATTATTATTGGGTTTTACAACACGAACTACTTTGATATTGACTTTTGTGTATTTGGGTTCTGTGTTATCAATACCTTCCCTACTCCATGAGTCTAAAATTGAGAGATTTGAACGTAACATTCCAAAAGCACTTTATGTAATGATATTATCATTAGAATCCGGACGTTCAGTAATAGATGCAATCAACGAAGTTATAAACAGCGGTATCCGTGAAGTCGATGTCATTTTCTCAAAGGTTATTGTATTGATGACTGAGAGAAAGCTAAGTTTTGAAGACGCTATGTTAATAGTCTCAAACTCCATCGACTCTAGGATATTCAGACAACTTGGTAGGTTGATAATTGAAAATAGAAAATATGGAGGGGAATTGGCAACCACACTCAAAACCTTGGCAAAAACTCTCGAAGATTTACAAAATTTAAAGGCCCAGTTGTTAAGTATTACAGCGAACGGTCTTGCAGTTGGGTTAATTATCCTTTGTGGTGTTATACCGGCAACTGCAGGTCTAATTGGAGGTTATTTATCTATATTGTCACAATTGACACCATCAATGCCCCCCATATCACATGATCAAATCGCTAGGGCAGTTGAAGTTATTCAATTAGGAACTGGCATATTTGGTCTTTTATTTTCAATACCCTTATTTGGCATAAAACTTAATAGGATGGTAATAACTTGTGCATTTTGTATGACTTTTGGAATTACGGCATTCTATGGAACATTATACCTATCTGGAGTGTTGTTTAGCTAA